The DNA window TCGATCCGGAACGGCGATTGCGCGCCCATCGGATAGACGTCGAGCAGGCCGCCGCGCACGGCGAAGTCGCCCGGGTCCAGCACCTGCGGCACGTGCCGGTAGCCGGCCGATTCGAGCCGGCGCTTTTCCGCGTCCAGGTCCAAGCGTTGGCCGACCGCGAGGTCGAAACTGCCGCCGACCACGTGGCGGCGCGGCGCCAGCCGCTGCAGCAGGGTCTGCACCGGCACCACGACGATGCCGCGCTTGAGGCCGGGCAGGCGGTGCAGGGCCGCCAGCCGCTGCGAGACGATGTCCGGGTGCGGGCTGAAGACGTCGTAGGGCAGGGTCTCCCAATCCGGAAACGCCAACACCGGCAAAGCCGGGTCGACGCCGAGCAGGGTGCGCAGGTCGGATTCGAGCTGGTGTGCGCCGTGATTGTCGCGGGCGATCGCGAGCAGCGGCGCATCGTGTTCGGCGGCGGCGCGGGCGAGCGCCCAGGCCAAGGCGGACGGCGAGGCCGGCGCGCGCCACCAGGCGCGCTGCTGGCCGGTCTTGGGCAGAAGAGAGGACACAGGGCAGCGTTGGTCGCGGGGGGCGCTAGGTTAGCCTCACCCCGGGATCGCGTCACGCCGTGCGGCGACGGCGGTTCGGCGTGGCCTCAGCCGGTGCGGCGCCGTCCGACCGCGCCACCGCGCACGAGCACGGACGCCGCGGGGCCGCAGCGTCCGGTCGCCGTAGCGCTTGGACGAGCCCGGATCAGGCGGGTGCGGATTTGTCCGAGTCCGAGCCGGAATCGCCGCCCAGCTCGGGTTCGCCGGCGCCTTCGGCCTGCGACGGCGGCTTGGCGCGCAGGTCCAGCACTACCCGGATCAGCCCCGGCGAGTCCTGCTGGAATTCGCGTTCGAAGCCCAGCGACTGCGCCAGCGACAACATCGGCGCGTTGTGTTCGAACACTTCGCCGTACAGCCGGTGCACTTTTTTGCCGCGCGCCCACTTCACCAGCCGGGTCATCAGATAGCGGCCCAGGCCCATGTTGGCGATATAGCGGCTGACCAGGATCGCGAACTCGGCATCGCGAGTGCGCTCGTCGATGGCGATCCGCGCGACCGCGCCGACCAGGGCCTCGCCGGGAGGGAAGGGTTCGGCGGCGACCAGGGCGAACTCGGTGCGCGGATCGATACGGGTGAAGCGCTCCGCCATTTCCGGCGTGAGTTCCTTCAGCGCGTACAAGAAGCGCTGACGCACTTCGTCGGGCTGCAGCAGAGTGAAACCGGCCCGCAGGGGCTCGGCATCTTCGGGCCGTACCGGGCGTATCAACACCTCGCGTCCGTTGGGGAGACGCTGGCGTTCGTGCCAGGGCGGCAATCGTTCACGCGTGGCCATGGGTCTGATAGTGGCACATTGTGACGGATTTAGCCCTTCCTCTTTGCGATACCCGTCCGAGGTCCCGACCGGCGGGCGTCGGTATCCGCGATGCGGCGGCAGCGGGACGAAGGGCGGGGTCCCGTGCGGGCCTCATCGGGCCTGGGGTTTGTTGACGCAATCCATGCCAGAAATGAGAATTGGTTTCATCATGGCCGGCTAACCGCGGCCTGACAACTGCCATTGGCCAGCCCAGCCTCCGCTGGAGTGTGCCTGGGGCGTGCCGACCTGCCGGCTGGGCGATGGTCGGCGGGGGCGATACACGGGCGCTCGCCACACCGAAGGCGAGCTGCGCCGGGTGTTCGGCGGGACCCGGCGCCGGCCGCCGACGGGAGCATCCTGGCCCGACGCATCGGGTCCCGATCCGCGCCCGGCGACAATCCGGCAAGCCCGCCTGTCGCGTCTGGACCGGTTCGTGGGCAGGGCGCCGGCCGCGACCGCCCGGTCGATGCCATCGCCCGGCGCAAGGGCCTTTCGGTCCTCAATCGCCAGTATCGGCAATGCTAGACTCCGCCGCTTGAAACCCGAAGGAGCAGTTCAGTCATGGCAGGTGGTGGTGATTCGACCCGCGCGATCCTGTTCGCGCTAGGCGCCAATTTCGCGATCGCGGTGTCCAAGGGCGTCGCAGCGTTCTTCACCGGCTCCAGCGCGATGCTGGCCGAGACCGTCCACTCCCTGGCCGACTGCGGCAACCAAGGCCTGCTGATCCTCGGCCTGAAGCAATCCAAGCGCCCGCCGTCGCCCGACTATCCGCTGGGTTACGGCAAGGCGATCTACTTCTGGTCGTTCCTGGTCGCGGTGATGCTGTTCACCGTCGGCGGCATGTTCTCGCTGTACGAAGGCATCCACAAACTGCAGCACCCCGAACCGCTCAAGCAGTGGTGGTGGGCGGCCGGCGTGCTGACCTTCGGCATCGTCGCCGAGGCGATCTCGATGCGCGCCTGCCTGCAGGAAGTGGCCAAGGCGCGCGGCCAGCGCACTTTGTGGCAGTGGTTCCGCGAAAGCCGCCAGGCCGAACTGGTGGTGATCTTCGGCGAAGACCTCGCCGCGCTGCTGGGCCTGGTGCTGGCGCTGATCGCCGTGATCCTGACCGTGGTCACCGGCAACCCGATCTGGGACGCCATCGGCACCGTCTGCATCGGCGCGCTGCTGATCATCGTGGCGGTGTTCGTCGCCATCGAAGTCAAGGCGATGCTGATCGGCCAAAGCGTCGACCCGCTGCGCCAGCAGCAGATCCGCGAGTTTCTCGACGCGCGCCCGGAAGTGGCGCGGGTCATCAGCCTGATCACCCTGCAACTGGGCAACGAGGTGATGGTCTCGGTGCAGGCGCAGATGCGCGAAGAGCACAGCGTGGCCGGACTGACCGAGCAGATCAACGCGGTCGAGCGGGCGATGAAGCAGGCCTTCCCGGAAGTGCGCTGGAGCTTCTTCGAGCCCGACGTCGCGCGCGGCGACTGAGGCCGCGCTGCGGCACCGCAAGACGAGGCCGGGAGTGCGCTGCGCTTCCGGCCTTTTCGTTGGCGATAATCGTTCCGACGACGAAATGGACCCCGAACGATGAAGACCGGCCAAGCGGTATTGCTGTCGATAGCGATCGTGGCGGCCGCGGCGGCGGCCTTGGGCGGGGTCGGCTACGTGGCCTACCGGCAGCTCGAAGGCAAGGTGGCGCAACGCAGCCGGGCGGGGCAGGAAAACGCCGCCGGCCCAATGCACGGCGCCGCCGGCGCAGACCGGCAGGCGGCCGGGGATGGCGGCAAGGGCGGCGGCTGCGCGATCCAGGACCACGACGCCCGCGCCCGCGCCGTGCTGGCGCCGGTGGCCGCGGCCATGCAGACCAGCCAGCGGCCGGTGGCGCGGATCGAACTGAGCGAACTGAAGACCGACGCGTTGCGGTTGAGCAAGGTCGGCGGCCGCGCCTATTGGGCGGCCGGGCGCGATTACCCGCGCGATCCCCAGGGGCGGCCGTTGTTCCTGCTGGCCCAGCTCGATTTCGCCGAACTGCCGGTGATGCCGGGCTATCCCCAGCAGGGCTTGCTGCAGTTCTTCGTCTCCGCCGACGACTACTACGGCGCCGGCCTGGACCGCGCTCACGGCGAGGACCGCATGCAGGCGCTGGCCGAACAACGCGGCTTCCGCGTCGTGTACTGGCCGCGCACCGATGCGCCGGCGGTCGCGCCGCCGGCGGGCACGGCGGCCGGCGAGGGCCTGCCGTTCGATCCGGCCCGGCCGCGCCGGATCCGTTTCGTCGCCGACCACGAAACCATCGGCGGCAACGACGCCGGGCTCGAGCGCGCCATCGGCCGCGACATCGATGGCCTGATCGCCGATTACCGCAAGGCCCATCCCGAGGACGAGGCCGAGGACGTCGCCGACGACGTCGCCGCCTATCTGGACCGTGCCGGACACAAGCTCGGCGGCTACCCCGACTTCACCCAGTCCGATCCGCGCGCCGCCGGCGATGAGCGCGTGCTGCTGTTGCAGCTCGACAGCGACGAGGACCTGATGTGGGGCGATTCGGGCATCGCCAATTTCTTCATCGACCCCGACGACCTGGCCCGCGCCGATTTCAGCCGCGTGGCTTATCACTGGGACTGCTACTGAGGCCGCCACGACGAGGCCCGCACCGTTCGACGCCGGGCAGATGTGTGTCTGCGTCGTATCGCCACGAAGACCGCGCGGCCTGTCTGGGCTTGTACGGGGGCGGTAACGGCCGGGGGCGCGCCCCCGGCCGTCGATCCGTGCGGACGATCCTTTCGGGCCGTCCCGCCGGATCAGGGCAGGACGCAGCCGCAGCGGCGATAGCAGTTGGAATACTCGATCCAGCAGCGGCTGCCGCCGCTGTTCTCGCAGTTGGTCAGCGCGGTTTCGCACCCCAGGCGGCAGGTGTTGTTGCAGGCGAAGGCGCCGGCGCTGCTGGCGATGGTCATGCCGAAGGCGAAGGCGCACACGGCGAGAAACCCGATCTTCTTCCTGATCATTCGAATTCCCTCTCTCCAGCCCGTCATTGGGCGGCGCCGTGATACGACGCCCGCCGCGCTCGCGCAAGTCGTCGCCGCCCGGCGCCGGCGCGCAGCGGCACGGCCGCGGGCATGCGGATGCGGCGCAAGCCGGCCACGCCAAGCGCGCGCGGCTCCCGCGCAGCGATGCCGACGTGCCGGCGGGACGGCGCGCACGGCGGCGCAAGCGTGCGCTGGAACGCGATTTCCGCTGCGTTGCAGCGTGCCGCTGCGCGGGGCTCAGTCGGGCCGCTTGAGCCAGTTCAAGCCGCCTTCGGCGGCAGAGGTTTCGCCGAGCGTGCGCGCCAATGCCGGCAGCACCGCGGTCAGGGTCTCGTCCAACTGCCACGGCGCGTTGAGCAGCAACAGGCCGCTGCCGTTCATGCGCAGCGGCGAATCGTCGGCGCGCACCAGCAGTTCGGCGGTCAGGATGGACTTGGCCGGCAGCGCGGCGGCGCGGCGGTAGAACGGCTGCAGCGCGCGCCGGCGCTTGATCGGATACCACAGCGCGTAACAGCCCTGCGGCCATCGGGCCAGGCCCTCGCGCAGCGCCGCCAAGGCGGTGTCGAACTCTTCCAACTGCGCTTCGTACGGCGGGTCGATCAGGACCAGGCCGCGGTTGTAGCGGGTGGCGCCGATCTTGGGCGGCAACAGCGCCTTCATCGCCGCGTAGCCGTCGCGGGCGTGCACGGCCATGCGCGGGTCGGCATGGAAGTGCTGCCGGAGCTGGCCGGCCTCCTCCGGCTGCAGTTCGCAGGCGGCGATGCGGTCGTCCTCGCGCAGGGCATGCGCCAGCAACCAGGGCGAACCCGGGTAGGCGGCCGGCCCGTGCACGCTGCGGCAGGCCCGCACCGCGGCCAGATAGCGCGCGATCGCCGGTTGTTTCGGCGCCTCGGCGATCAGCCGGCCGATTCCGCCCTCGGCTTCGCCGGTGCGCTGGGCCGAATTGCCGTCCAGGGGGTACAACCCGCGCCCGGCATGGGTATCGAGCGCGAACAGCGGCGCCGGCTTGATGGTCAGCGCATCGCACAAGGCCAGCAGGGCGACGTGTTTGAGCACATCGGCGTGGTTGCCGGCGTGGAAGGCGTGGCGGTAGTTCATTTTCGGCCGGGATTGGGTTTCGGGATCGGGGATTGGGAAAAGCAAACAAGCAGTCCCCGGGACATTATGGGGCCTGGGCGAGTCGCGCCGCGAAAGCGGCAGCCCGCAGGCCGAACAGGCATCATGGGCGACGCGGCGCTTCGCCCATCCCCCATCCCGAATCCCCAATCCCCGCCCCATGCGCATCCTTCTGGTAGAAGACGAATCCGCCATCGCCGACACCGTGTTGTACGCGCTGCGCGCGGAGGGCTACGAGGCGGTGCATTGCCTGACCGGGGGCGAGGCGCTGCGCGAGGCGGCGCGCGGGGCGTTCGACCTGGCGGTGCTGGACGTCGGCCTGCCCGACATCGGCGGTTTCGCGCTGTGCCGCGAGCTGCGCCGCGAGCGCGATCTGCCGGTGATCTTCCTGACCGCGCAGAACGCCGAGGCCGACCGTATCCTCGGCCTGGAGATCGGCGCCGACGACTACGTGACCAAGCCGTTCTCGCCGCGCGAACTGGCGACCCGGGTGCGGGTGGTGCTGCGCCGGCTGCGTCCCGGCGGCAGCGAGGCCGCGCCGGCGACCGAGGAGGGCTTCGTCCACGACGCCGAGGGCAAGCGCATCCGCTACCGCGGCCAGGCCCTGGACCTGACCCGCTACGAGTACGGCCTGCTGGCCGCTTTGTTGCAGCGCCCGGGCGCGGTGCTGTCGCGCGCGCAGTTGATGGACCGGGTCTGGGGCGATGCGCTGGACAGCGGCGACCGCACCGTCGACACCCATATCAAGACCCTGCGCGCCAAGCTGCGCGAAGTCGCCGCCGACGCCGACCCGATCCGCACCCACCGCGGACTGGGCTACTCGCTCGACAACGCCTGAGCCGGGGCCGCTCGTGCGCATCGGACTGCGGATCTTCCTCGGCTACTTCCTGATCGTCGCGGTCGCGGCGTTGTTGCTGGTGCGGGTGTTCGTGGCCGAGGTCAAGCCCGGCGTGCGCCAGGCGATGGAAGACACTCTGGTCGACACCGCCAACGTGCTGGCCGAACTGGCCACCGACGATTTCCTCGCCGGCCGCATCGACCGCGGCGACTTCGCCAAGCGCGTGCGCTCGCTGGACGGACGCGACGTCGGCGCGGCGATCTGGGGCTTCCGCAAGCCGGAAACCAGCTATCGCGTCTACGTGACCGACGCGCGCGGCATCGTCGTGTTCGACAGCAGCGGCGTCGCGGTGGGGCAGGACTATTCGCGCTGGAACGACGTCTACCTGACCCTGCGCGGCCGCTACGGCGCGCGCTCCAGCGCGGTCGATCCGGCGCGCCCGGACGACACCGTGATGCACGTGGCCGCTCCGATCCGCGACGAGCGCGGCCGGGTGATCGGTTCGTTGACTGTGGCCAAGCCGAACGCCGCGATCGCGCCGTTCATCGCCCGCAGCCAGGCGGTGGTGACGCGCTGGGGCTTCGTGCTGATGGGCGCGGCGCTGGCCATCGGGGTGATCGTGTCGTGGTGGCTGTCGCGCCAGATCGGCCTGCTGCGGCGCTACGCGCAGGCGGTCACCGCGGGCAAGCGCGCCGACCCGCCGGACGCCGCCGGCGAGTTCGGCGAACTCGGTCAGGCGTTGGAGACCATGCGTGCGCGCCTGGAGGGCAAGCAGTACGTCGAGCAATACGTGCATACGCTGACCCACGAAATGAAGAGCCCGTTGGCGGCGATCCGCGGCAGCGCCGAATTGCTGGAATCGCCGCCCGGCGATGCGCCGATGCCCGATGCCGACCGCGCGCGCTTCGCCGGCAGCATCCGCCGTCAGGCCGAGCGCCTGGCGCAGATGATCGACAAGCTGCTGGCGCTGGCGGCGGTCGAACATCGCCAACGCCTGGAACGGCCCGAACCGGTGGCGTTGGCGGCGATCGCGCGCGAGGCGGCCGAGCATTGCGCGCAGCGCATCGACGGCGCCGGCGCGCGGCTGTTGCTGGACCTGGACCCGAGCCTGCCGCCGGTGCGCGGCGACGCTTTCCTGCTGCGTCAGGCGCTGATCAACCTGCTCGACAATGCAGCCGATTTTTCGCCGCCGGGCGGCGAGATCGTGTTGCGCCTGCAACGCATCGGCGAGGCGCAGCAGGTCGAGGTCGGCGATCGCGGCCCCGGGGTGCCGGACTATGCGGTGGGGCGGGTGTTCGAACGCTTCTACTCGCTGCCGCGGCCGGCCGGGGGCAGCCGCAGCAGCGGTCTGGGGCTGTGCTTCGTCGCCGAGGTCGCGTCCCTGCACGGCGGCAGCGCGCAACTGCGCAACCGCGACGGCGAGCCCGGCGCGATCGCCGCCCTGTCCATTCCGGAGTAGGAGCGGCGCAAGCCGCGACCAAGGCACGCGCGGGCGCCCCGGCCTGCGCCATCGACCGAAGCCCGGCCCCGCCGCTTCTGCGCAAACGGGGCACGCGGCCGTGCCGCGCGCCGCCTTACCGAATGCTGCGGTCGGCGCGGCGGTCGATCGCGCGTGCGCCCGTCGCCGCCCAGGTTTCGGGCGCGGGCTGCGGCCAACGGCCGACCTGGGCGCGGGCGTACAGATAGCCTTGCTGCAGGACGATGCCCATCGATTTGAGCTGGGCCGCGTCGGCCTGGGTTTCCACGCCTTCGGCGATCAGGGCGATGCCGAGCTGGGCGGCGATCGAGACCAGGCCGGCAACGATCACCTGGCGGGCGCGGTCGGCGGCGATGCCGCGGACCAGGCCGATGTCGATCTTGATCAGGTCCGGCGCGCAATCGGCGAGCAACTCCAGGCCCGCGTAGCCGGCGCCGAAATCGTCGATCGCGGTGGCGTAGCCCCAGTCGCGCAACAACCGTTGCGCCTGGCTCCAGGCGCTGCGCGCGATCGGGCTGGACTCGGGGAATTCGAACACGATGCGCCGGCCGTCCAGCCCCAGCGTCTGCGCCTGGCGGTGCAGTTCGTGCAGGGCGATCGGATCGCCGAGCATCGACGGGCCGAGGTTGATCGACAGCCGTTGCGCGCCGGGCAGGTGCGCGGCGGCGCGCAGTGCGGCGCGGGCCAAGCGCCGTTCCAGGTCGGCGCGCGCCGGCGCGTCGAGGCCGGCGAACAGCGCGGCGGCGCCGTCGCTGCCGGCGCGGCGGCCGAGCGCTTCGTAGGCGAACACCTCGCGCCGGTCGAGATCGACGATAGGCTGGAACGCGATGGCGAACGCGCCCGACGCGCTGCGGCGCTGCGGCGCGGACGGCGCGGAACGCGGTGGTGCGGGCAAGGCGCTCATCGCGGCCGCGCCGCGGGAATATCGACCCGCGCGGTACGCCGCACGCTGACTTCGATCCGGCGGCGGGCCGACGACTCGCGCAGCGACCACGGCAGCGGCAGGTTGTCGGCGACGACCTCCAGGGTGTGTTCGCCGACCGACACGCGCGGGAAGGCGAATTCGCCGTTGCTGTCGGTGCGTACGGCGTAGCGTCCGTCGAGCACCACGGTGACGTTGGCCGCGGCCTGTTCGGAAGCGGCACGCACGCCGTCGTCGTTGTCGTCGAGGAACAGCGAGCCGGCGACGTGGCCGGTGGCCGCGCCCGGCGCGCCACCGAGCACCGCCTGGCTGCGGCCGCGCTGACGGTCATAGCGCAGGCTCAACAGCGCCGAGCGCTCGCGCGGCAGGGCCAGGAACGGCGACTCGATCGCCAGCGGATCGAGCGCGAACGGCGAGCGTTGGCGGCCGCGGCTCTGGTAGACGGCCAGGTTCAGTGACCAGCGCGGAGCGATGCGCCAGTCCAGGCCGAGATTGAGGTCGGTGCCGCGCAAGGCGCTGGCGCCGTCGCCGTAAGTCCAGCGTGCATTGCCGTCGAGGCTGACGCGCGAGCCCAGGGCCAGGCCGCCGTAGAAGGCCAGCGTGGCGGTGCGGGTGGAACCGGCGTCGGCGTCGGCGATCTCGCCGTAGCCCAGCGACACCGACAAGCGCCGGCCGGCGCGCAGCGGCAGCGCCTGATCGATGCTGGCCTGCCAGCTGCGGCCGAGGCCGTCGCCGTCGGCGTGATCGAATTGCAGCCGGGTCTGGCCCCACTCGCCGCTACGGTCGGCGAACAACTGCAGCGCATGCGCGTCGCCGTCGGCGTGGCGCAGACTGAGGCTGGCGCCGTAGCCGAGCCGGCTGCTGGCCTGATAGCGCGCGTAGGCGGTGGCGTACTGGCCGTCGAAGCCGTCGCCGCTGATGGAGCGGATGTCGTCGACGCCGGCGTTCCATTGCCAGCGGCCGTACTGATAGCCCAGGCGGTAGTAGCCGCCGCGCACGTCCTGGTTGATCGGCAGCGCGCCCCAGGCCAGGCCGGGGTCGAGCGAAAACACGCCGTAGTGGTGGCGATAGCGGCCGCGCCGGGCGCTGGCGTCGATCCAGCCGCCGGCGGCGTCGCGGCCGTCGTTGCGGCTGCCGAGCAGATTGAACTGCACGCTGTCGCGTTCGCTGCGCCAGCCGGCCGCCCAGTGCGCGGCCTGGCTGTCGCCGGAGGCGAAGTCCAGATCGCCGCGGCCGTCGGCGACGATCCGGCCGCCACTGCCCAGCACCGCCAGCGACTGGTTCCAGCCGGCGCCGCTGCGCCATTGCACACCGGCCGCCGCGACCCGGCCGTCGCCGGGGTCGAAGCCGGCCATGCGCCGGCCGTCGTAGACGCCGGCGCGGCCGAACGCGGCGTACGCCGAGGTGCCGTCGGCGTCCTGTCGCCATTGCGTGCTGGCGCCGGCCAGCGGCGCGGTCGGCAGGAAAAAGCGGTATTGATTGCGCTGCAGCTCCGGCGCCGGCGTATTGAGCACGCCCAGGCCGTTGTCCACGCGCCAGCCGCCGTCGAGATACAGATTGCGTTGCCACAACGTGGCCAGCCCGCCCCAGTCGCGGCCCTCGTCGCCGTGCAGGCGATCGCTGCGGAACAGGTTGGCGTCCAGCGACAGGCTGCCGTGATCGGCGGTTTCCCAGAACCCGCCCGCCGAAAGGCCGTGCTCGTCGTAGCTGCGCTCGCCGCGCTCGCTGCGCGCCAGTTGCAGCTCGACGCGCAACGCGCGCGGCGGGCCGTCGTCGTCGGCCGGCGCTTCGTCCTCGTCCGGCGGCAGCGGCGCCAGCGCCTGCGGGGCGATGATCCGGTCGCGATACGCGCCGGCGGGAGGCGCCGTCTCGCTGGCGGCGACCGGCGCGGCGACCAGCGCGCCGGCGACGCACCACGCCAGCCGGCGCAGGACGAGCCGGTGCGAGCCGGGGGGAGGCAACCTCATCGGTTCAATACGGCGTCGAGTTCGAGCCGCTGCCGGTCCCAGTCCAATGCGCCCTCGAGTTTCAAGGGATAGGCGATCGGCGGCGCCGGCGTGGCCGGATCGTCGCCTTGCGGTTGCAATGCGATCGACCGGGTTTCGCCCGGCAGGATGGGCAGATTGGACGGCGCGAAGGCGATCTTGCGGCCTTGCGCGTCGGTGCCGTCGATCAGGCCTTCCAGGCGCGAATGGGCGTTGCCGGCGTTGTGGATCTCCAGCACCGGCAGGTCGCGGCCGTCGATGCGCTGCACCCCCATCGCGCGGGTCTGCAGCCGCGCGGCGGCGCCGCCGACGGCGAGGTAGACGATGATGCCGATCCGCCCCGACACCGGCAGCGCGACCGAGCCGCGTACGGTTTCCGGTTCGCCTTCGAGCAGGATCGCGAAGCGGCATTCGCCGGCCGGCGCGTCGGCCGGCACCGCGACTTCGAAGCGATAGCGGCGCTTGCCCTGCGCGCCGACTTCGATCTGCGCCGCCTCCAGCCCCACCCAGGGGCGGCAGCTGTCCGGCGCCAGCGCCTCGTCGAAGATCGCCGCGCCCTGCGGGTCGAGGCGCCAGTCGGCGGTCTTGAGCGTGTAGCGCGCCGACGCCGGCGACAGATTGGAGATTTCGACCACGTTGCGATAAGTGGTGCCGGGCCGGGCCGAGTCTTCGAAGCGCGGCGGCGAAACCAGGGCCGAAAAGCCCTGCGCGGCGACGCACAGGGGCAGCGACGCGAGCAGAGCGGCGAGGGTGCGCAGGCGGGCGAGGCGCATCACGGAGTGTCCAGGTCGACTTCGAAGGAAAAATGCAGTTGCTCGGCGCGCGACAGGCGTTGTCCGTCGGCCTGCAGGTTCAGGCGCACGGTGTCTTCGAGCAGCCCGGCCGGCAGCGGACCGGCATAGACCAGGGCGCGCTCGCCGGCGCGCAGCGCGCCCGGCAGCAGGCGGCCGCGGGTGGTCCATTGGGTCAGGATCGGTCCCGAAGGCGAGGCGGGCAGGGTCATGTAGACGCGGCCCTGGCGGCCCTGCCAGGGCGACAGGTCCAGGCGGACCAGCACGGTCAGCGCACCGGACACGGTCTGGCGCGCGTGTTGGCCGGGCACGGCGTCGTCCCATTTCATTTGCACGTCGTTGTCCAGCACCTGGCTGGCGCTGTCGTCGACGCGGAAGGTGGCGGCCTGGGCCAGGCCGGCGCACAGCGACAGCAGCGCGATCGCCAGCCAGCGGCTCATGGCGCGCTCAGGGTGTAGACCACCCGGCCGGTGTAGGTGCCGGCGGCGACCACCGCGTCGTTGGCATAGCGGAAACGGTGGCAGCTCTCGCGCCAGCTGTTGGCCGGGAAGCTGGCCAGGCTCTGCACGCCGCCGTTGAAGCTGCCGGCCGGAATCGGCTGGGTGCCGGTATCGCCGTTGCCGCTGCTGGCCCAGGCGATCTGCGAGAAGGCGATGCTGTCGCCGTTGCCGTTGCTCAGCCCGGCGGGCGAGGACACGGTCAGGCTGGCCGAGCCGGTGGTGGTCGGACGGCGGTAGAAGCCGCCGATGTAGACCTCGTCGGGCACGTTGCAGAAGGTGTAGCCGTCGTAGTGGCTGGTGGTCTGGGTGGCGTCGCTGGTCATCGGCTGGTCGGTGCCGTTGCCGAGCGCCGCGGCCGGCACGGTCACCGAGACCTTGTTGAGCGTGCCGCCGCTGCCCGGCGTGCCGCCGCCTCGATAGGTCCCGGTGAACACGCCGTTGCCGATGCGCAGATAGACCGCGCGGGTGCCGGGCGAGATGGTGACCACGAAGGCCTGGGCGGCGCCGAGCCACAGCGCGGCCAGCGGCAGCAGGGCCCAGCGGATCTGGCGGATGGCGCGCAGCGATGGCGTCATGACGGACGGTTCCGGTGCGGAGGCGGAAGCCCTCCCGCGGACGCGCCGCGGGAGGAGGGAGCGAAACGGACGGCGGAGCGCGTCGCCCGTCCGCCGCTTACGGCATCGAAGCGGTGTAGGTGACGCGGCTGTTGTTGGCGTTGACGCCGCCGTACACGCCCGGGGCGACGACGTTGTTGTTGAGGTAGGTGTAGGTCCAACGCGCGCTGCGGTTGACGACCTTGCCGCTGGCCGGCGCGATGGTGAGCGGCGTCGAGGCGCCGTCGGTCAGCACCGGCGCCGGCAGGGCGGCGGTGTCGCTGGCGGTGGCGATCTGGCTGTAGGAAATGGTGTCGCCGGCGGCGCCGTTGCTGAGCGCGCCCAGCGCGGTGGCGCCGAGGGTGATGTTGCCGTTGTTGCCGACCACCTTGGCGGTGACTTCGCCGTTGCCGAGGTCGCCCGAGGTCGCGGTCGCGGCGACGGCGGCGCCGTTGCCGACGTTGGCGGCCGGGACGGCGAAGGCGATCTGGTTGACCGTCGCGGTGCTGGTGTAGTCCGCGCCGCTGCCGACGCGCAGGAACAGGATCTTCGGAATCGTGATCTGGAAGTCGAGCTTGGCGCTGGCGGTCAGCGGCGAGCCGGCGCCGGTGCTGTACTGCGATTCGGCCTGGGCGAGCAGCGGCGCGCCGGCCAGCAGGGCGGCGGCCAGAAGAGAGGTCGGGAGCTTGCGCATCATCGGGATCCAAAAGGAGGTGAGCGGCCGGGGCTCCGGGCGCTGACCGCAGGCAGAAGCAGGTTTCGTGCCAAAAAATGTGACACATAGCTCATTGAAATTGTTAACACAAAGTGATTTTTGCGTGAGGACGAGTGAGTCAGAAGCTGACCTGCGGCGTCGGTTTGCGTCTTTTCGGGCCAGGGTC is part of the Lysobacter firmicutimachus genome and encodes:
- a CDS encoding carboxypeptidase-like regulatory domain-containing protein, translated to MRLPPPGSHRLVLRRLAWCVAGALVAAPVAASETAPPAGAYRDRIIAPQALAPLPPDEDEAPADDDGPPRALRVELQLARSERGERSYDEHGLSAGGFWETADHGSLSLDANLFRSDRLHGDEGRDWGGLATLWQRNLYLDGGWRVDNGLGVLNTPAPELQRNQYRFFLPTAPLAGASTQWRQDADGTSAYAAFGRAGVYDGRRMAGFDPGDGRVAAAGVQWRSGAGWNQSLAVLGSGGRIVADGRGDLDFASGDSQAAHWAAGWRSERDSVQFNLLGSRNDGRDAAGGWIDASARRGRYRHHYGVFSLDPGLAWGALPINQDVRGGYYRLGYQYGRWQWNAGVDDIRSISGDGFDGQYATAYARYQASSRLGYGASLSLRHADGDAHALQLFADRSGEWGQTRLQFDHADGDGLGRSWQASIDQALPLRAGRRLSVSLGYGEIADADAGSTRTATLAFYGGLALGSRVSLDGNARWTYGDGASALRGTDLNLGLDWRIAPRWSLNLAVYQSRGRQRSPFALDPLAIESPFLALPRERSALLSLRYDRQRGRSQAVLGGAPGAATGHVAGSLFLDDNDDGVRAASEQAAANVTVVLDGRYAVRTDSNGEFAFPRVSVGEHTLEVVADNLPLPWSLRESSARRRIEVSVRRTARVDIPAARPR